Genomic segment of Caproiciproducens sp. NJN-50:
GCGAAGCTCTGGAAACCCTGCTGGAACGCCGCGCCGACCGCCCCGGAATTCCGTGGACGGACTGCGGCGATCCCGGTTTTGCGCCCCACCGTGCGGGGCCGTTCCGGTTCCGGGCGCGGTTTTCCCGCGCGGAACTGCCCGAAAACGCCAAAAAGCTGGAACTTTGCTACATCCCTTATCATACGGAACCTCACCGTATCGCGCGGCTGCTCGAAGAGGGATTCCAGGCGGCGGCGGAACTGCCCCGAGGCTTGTTCGGCATGGAGAGCGCCGTTCGGCGAAGCCTGGAAAACGCGAAGGCCGCCGGCGTCACGGACGTCTGGGCCGGCACGCCCGACGGGGTCCGGCTCGCGCTGGACTGCGGTTTTACGGTTCACGGCGGGTTTTCCCTGAACATCACAAATACCCCCGCGCTGGAATTCTACCGGTCGATGGGCGTGGCCGACGCGGAGCTTTCTTACGAACTGACGCTGCGGCAGGCGGCGCGCATCGGCGGCTCCGTGCCGCGCGGGCTGTTCCTTTACGGCAGGCTTCCGCTGATGCTCTGCCGGAACTGCCCGGCCGCGAATTCGCCGAAGGGCTGTCTTGCCTGTAAATCGTCGCCGGAGCTGACCGACCGCCGCGGCGTGAAATTCCCGGTGCAATGTTACGGCGCGTGCAGCGAGGTGCTCAACTCCGTCCCGCTGTCGCTTGCCGGCCGCATGGGCGATGTGGAAAACGTTGATTTCGGCCTGCTCCGCTTTTCGACGGAAGACACACGGGAAACAGAGCGGATCATCGATGAAATTTTAAACGGAACCGAAAAAAATGCGGAGCCGAACTCCTTTACGCGCGGACTTTACTACCGCGGCTTCGCCGCCCGGCGGGAGGACTCATGAAAATCAAGATCAAAAAAATCAGGGAAAACGCGTTGCTGCCGACGCGCGGCAGCAACGGGGCGGCCGGTCTGGACCTGTACGCCTGCATCGACGAGCCGGTCCTGATCGAGCCGCGCGGGCTGTACCGCATCCCGACGGGCGTGGCGATCGCGCTGCCCGGCCCCGAAACGGTCGGCCTGATTTTCGCGCGCAGCGGGCTCGGCGTCCGGCACGGCGTTTCGCTGCCCAACGCCGTCGGCGTCATCGACAGCGACTACCGGGGCGAATTGATCGTAGGCATCGGCAACACGGGGGAAACTTCCTATCTTCTTTCCCCGGGAGAACGGTTCGCGCAGCTGGTCGTCATGCCCGTCTTTCAGGTGGAACTGCTTGAAACGGACGACCTGGGCGAAACGGTCCGGGGAGCGGGCGCTTTCGGGTCGACCGGAAGATACGGCGATTCTACATAGAGTTTACCTGATGCAAGCTCCCCGCCGGACCAGAAATATTTCCAGGCTGATTCCCTCCGTTGGCCTGAGACAAAATTTTCCGGAGATATTTTTTATAT
This window contains:
- the dut gene encoding dUTP diphosphatase, whose product is MKIKIKKIRENALLPTRGSNGAAGLDLYACIDEPVLIEPRGLYRIPTGVAIALPGPETVGLIFARSGLGVRHGVSLPNAVGVIDSDYRGELIVGIGNTGETSYLLSPGERFAQLVVMPVFQVELLETDDLGETVRGAGAFGSTGRYGDST